One genomic segment of Acanthochromis polyacanthus isolate Apoly-LR-REF ecotype Palm Island chromosome 9, KAUST_Apoly_ChrSc, whole genome shotgun sequence includes these proteins:
- the LOC110968792 gene encoding uncharacterized protein LOC110968792, with protein MYTEGAQTTGHHRFLQHNNNPTPCPCQHCIHYEQPYSHHGGPGCKPTSARQTDHPSLDCRRDIQAPRVKNVGDGVFVVDRAERSPQRRPVFAGSGPYSHSEELSQLCPWELNPAQWNYPLEPRVRHYSSVREQCGCVVHSDTRAHPFNAGLPHPLPHLQVKGQRHRHRRTVRYVAVDEEESCGCKSESYHLELHNPQLGHLHMSNGHCGPRPVFFEGGEEIDSHQDQGRLKGGSEEDFNGCSGSHKTFFPTEVPQKHLTQSRRKGSYVPPTGIASPETSKSTTNNDHQHQGLEVTKQRRRQDSVRDQIRQVVTDLEDVLGGLKQVHTEMKEVVDQIDRLTASIDLSEEAQTQRTANNLQNCTHLGDLRVAPLPNHKPTSVQASQHTNEDCIILRTNSPSPVHMASVVKTSRFTPPSLNKDVSHEKADVNGHPPHLYPRRDSNHSGQTQLEHHPQTLDPKVIIGNSTSYPRTQKPPPYPQNGRCGKGAYAPSKPARTPANPGRGRQSTSMV; from the exons ATGTACACAGAAGGCGCACAAACAACGGGACACCACCGATTTCTTCAGCACAACAACAACCCCACCCCCTGCCCCTGCCAGCACTGCATCCACTATGAGCAGCCATACAGCCATCATGGTGGGCCGGGATGCAAACCAACATCAGCCAGACAAACAGACCACCCATCGCTGGACTGCAGGAGAGACATCCAGGCTCCTCGGGTTAAAAACGTAGGAGACGGAGTTTTCGTAGTGGACAGAGCTGAGAGAAGCCCACAGAGGAGGCCTGTGTTTGCAGGGTCGGGCCCTTACAGCCATTCAGAAGAGTTGAGCCAACTCTGCCCCTGGGAGTTGAACCCTGCCCAGTGGAACTACCCACTAGAGCCTAGGGTGAGACATTATTCATCTGTCAGAGAACAGTGTGGCTGTGTGGTGCACAGCGACACCAGGGCACACCCGTTCAACGCTGGACTACCACatcctcttcctcatcttcaGGTCAAAGGTCAGAGACACAGGCACAGGAGGACTGTCAGGTATGTTGCTGTGGATGAGGAGGAAAGCTGTGGATGCAAATCTGAGAGCTACCACTTGGAGCTACACAATCCCCAGCTGGGACATTTGCACATGTCGAATGGCCACTGTGGGCCGAGACCTGTGTTCTTTGAGGGTGGAGAGGAAATAGATAGCCATCAGGACCAGGGCAGACTGAAGGGTGGATCAGAGGAGGATTTTAATGGATGCAGTGGGTCTCATAAAACCTTCTTCCCAACTGAAGTTCCACAAAAGCATTTGACCCAAAGCAGACGGAAGGGGTCCTACGTCCCTCCCACAGGCATCGCTAGTCCAGAAACCTCAAAATCAACCACCAACAACGACCACCAGCACCAGGGTTTGGAAGTGACAAAGCAGAGGAGAAGGCAAGATTCAGTAAGGGATCAAATCCGACAAGTGGTAACAGATCTGGAGGACGTGTTGGGGGGTTTGAAGCAAGTTCACACTGAGATGAAAGAG GTAGTGGACCAGATTGATCGTCTTACAGCCAGTATCGACCTCAGTGAGGAGGCGCAAACTCAGAGGACAGCCAATAACTTGCAAAACTGTACTCATTTAGGAGACCTCAGGGTGGCTCCGCTGCCCAATCACAAGCCTACTTCAGTTCAGGCATCACAACACACCAATGAAGATTGCATCATCCTCAGAACTAACTCTCCCTCCCCTGTCCACATGGCATCAGTTGTCAAAACCAGCCGCTTCACCCCTCCCAGTCTCAATAAGGATGTCAGCCACGAAAAGGCAGATGTAAATGGCCACCCGCCTCACCTGTACCCTCGCAGAGACTCCAACCACAGCGGTCAAACTCAGCTAGAACATCACCCGCAGACCCTAGACCCTAAGGTCATCATAGGGAACAGCACCTCCTACCCAAGAACTCAAAAGCCTCCACCTTACCCCCAAAACGGTCGGTGCGGGAAGGGTGCATATGCACCTTCCAAGCCTGCGAGGACCCCTGCCAACCCTGGGAGAGGCCGTCAGAGCACCAGCATGGTGTGA